A single region of the Malus sylvestris chromosome 8, drMalSylv7.2, whole genome shotgun sequence genome encodes:
- the LOC126632808 gene encoding aldehyde dehydrogenase family 3 member H1-like isoform X1 has translation MGSEKPFDEEAASAVVKELRVTFASGKTRSYQWRVSQLECILKLLTENELEIVNALRSDLSKPELESQVYEIAMLKNSCNLAIKELRKWMKPEKVKTSIAVFPASAEIVSEPLGAILVISAWNYPFLLSLDPVVGAIAAGNVVVLKPSELAPATSSLLAKLVGEYMDSSCIRVVEGAIAETSALLEQKWDKICYTGNGRVGCIVMASAAKHLTPVLLELGGKSPVIVDSGINLQVACRRIIVGKWGCNNGQACVSPDYIVTTKDFAPKLVESLKQELENFYGKNQLESKDLSRIVNPNHFARLTKLLDEDKVSGKIVHGGEMDKTNLRIAPTILLNVPQDSLIMTEEIFGPLLPILTVDKLEDSFDLINSGAKPLAAYLFTNKKKLKEHFVNTVSAGGLVINDTTVHLAVPSVPFGGVGESGMGAYHGKFSFDAFSHKKAVVYRGFVGDASIRYPPYTKGKLRILKALMGGGILSIIRALFGWPEA, from the exons ATGGGTTCGGAGAAGCCTTTCGACGAAGAAGCCGCCTCTGCTGTGGTCAAGGAGCTGAGAGTGACCTTCGCCTCCGGCAAGACTCGGAGCTATCAATGGAGGGTGTCGCAGCTCGAGTGCATCCTCAAGCTCCTCACCGAAAACGAGCTGGAGATCGTCAACGCTCTCCGCTCCGACCTCTCCAAGCCTGAACTCGAATCCCAAGTCTATGAG ATAGCTATGTTAAAAAACTCATGTAATTTGGCTATTAAGGAGCTGAGGAAATGGATGAAGCCAGAAAAG GTTAAAACTTCAATAGCAGTTTTTCCTGCATCAGCTGAAATAGTGTCTGAACCTCTTGGTGCTATACTAGTAATTTCAGCATGGAACTATCCTTTCT TACTCTCACTTGATCCAGTTGTTGGAGCCATTGCGGCTGGTAATGTTGTGGTTCTTAAACCATCAGAACTTGCTCCAGCCACATCGTCATTGCTTGCAAAACTTGTAGGTGAATATATGGATAGCTCTTGTATAAGAGTCGTTGAGGGGGCCATTGCTGAAACATCTGCACTATTAGAGCAAAAGTGGGATAAGATATGTTACACAG GAAATGGTAGGGTTGGATGTATAGTGATGGCTAGTGCTGCAAAGCACCTTACACCAGTTCTTTTGGAGCTTGGAGGAAAATCCCCTGTTATCGTTGATTCTGGCATCAACTTACAA GTTGCATGTAGGCGCATAATCGTTGGTAAGTGGGGGTGTAATAATGGACAGGCTTGTGTCTCCCCTGATTATATCGTAACAACAAAAGATTTTGCTCCTAAGCTG GTGGAATCTCTGAAACAAGAATTGGAGAACTTCTATGGAAAGAATCAACTAGAATCAAAAGATTTGTCTCGTATTGTGAATCCTAATCACTTTGCTCGCTTGACAAAGCTCTTGGATGAGGATAAGGTTTCTGGAAAGATCGTCCATGGAGGTGAAATGGACAAAACCAACTT GAGGATAGCTCCCACCATCTTGCTCAATGTCCCACAAGACTCTTTGATCATGACTGAGGAAATATTTGGCCCTTTGCTTCCCATTCTCACG GTCGACAAATTGGAAGACAGTTTTGATTTGATAAACTCAGGAGCAAAGCCCCTTGCTGCGTATTTGTTTACCAACAAGAAGAAGCTGAAGGAGCACTTTGTAAATACTGTATCTGCCGGGGGTTTGGTTATCAATGACACGACCGTACAT CTTGCTGTACCCTCCGTGCCTTTTGGAGGAGTTGGAGAGAGTGGAATGGGTGCATACCATGGAAAATTCTCTTTCGACGCCTTTAGCCATAAGAAGGCTGTTGTTTATCGCGGTTTTGTTGGGGATGCCTCCATAAGGTACCCACCATACACAAAGGGGAAGCTAAGAATTCTGAAGGCTCTAATGGGCGGTGGCATATTAAGCATAATCCGTGCTCTGTTCGGATGGCCTGAGGCTTAA
- the LOC126632808 gene encoding aldehyde dehydrogenase family 3 member H1-like isoform X2, whose translation MYFDSKDALTMVEELRASYNSGKTRSYEWRESQLNNLLKVAELHEQEIVDALRSDLSKPEFEAYVQEIAMLKNSCNLAIKELRKWMKPEKVKTSIAVFPASAEIVSEPLGAILVISAWNYPFLLSLDPVVGAIAAGNVVVLKPSELAPATSSLLAKLVGEYMDSSCIRVVEGAIAETSALLEQKWDKICYTGNGRVGCIVMASAAKHLTPVLLELGGKSPVIVDSGINLQVACRRIIVGKWGCNNGQACVSPDYIVTTKDFAPKLVESLKQELENFYGKNQLESKDLSRIVNPNHFARLTKLLDEDKVSGKIVHGGEMDKTNLRIAPTILLNVPQDSLIMTEEIFGPLLPILTVDKLEDSFDLINSGAKPLAAYLFTNKKKLKEHFVNTVSAGGLVINDTTVHLAVPSVPFGGVGESGMGAYHGKFSFDAFSHKKAVVYRGFVGDASIRYPPYTKGKLRILKALMGGGILSIIRALFGWPEA comes from the exons ATGTATTTTGATTCGAAAGATGCGTTGACCATGGTTGAGGAGCTGAGGGCCAGCTATAATTCCGGCAAGACCAGAAGCTACGAGTGGAGGGAGTCGCAGCTGAACAACCTCTTGAAGGTGGCGGAGCTTCACGAACAAGAGATCGTCGATGCTCTTCGGTCAGACCTCTCCAAACCTGAATTTGAAGCCTACGTTCAAGAG ATAGCTATGTTAAAAAACTCATGTAATTTGGCTATTAAGGAGCTGAGGAAATGGATGAAGCCAGAAAAG GTTAAAACTTCAATAGCAGTTTTTCCTGCATCAGCTGAAATAGTGTCTGAACCTCTTGGTGCTATACTAGTAATTTCAGCATGGAACTATCCTTTCT TACTCTCACTTGATCCAGTTGTTGGAGCCATTGCGGCTGGTAATGTTGTGGTTCTTAAACCATCAGAACTTGCTCCAGCCACATCGTCATTGCTTGCAAAACTTGTAGGTGAATATATGGATAGCTCTTGTATAAGAGTCGTTGAGGGGGCCATTGCTGAAACATCTGCACTATTAGAGCAAAAGTGGGATAAGATATGTTACACAG GAAATGGTAGGGTTGGATGTATAGTGATGGCTAGTGCTGCAAAGCACCTTACACCAGTTCTTTTGGAGCTTGGAGGAAAATCCCCTGTTATCGTTGATTCTGGCATCAACTTACAA GTTGCATGTAGGCGCATAATCGTTGGTAAGTGGGGGTGTAATAATGGACAGGCTTGTGTCTCCCCTGATTATATCGTAACAACAAAAGATTTTGCTCCTAAGCTG GTGGAATCTCTGAAACAAGAATTGGAGAACTTCTATGGAAAGAATCAACTAGAATCAAAAGATTTGTCTCGTATTGTGAATCCTAATCACTTTGCTCGCTTGACAAAGCTCTTGGATGAGGATAAGGTTTCTGGAAAGATCGTCCATGGAGGTGAAATGGACAAAACCAACTT GAGGATAGCTCCCACCATCTTGCTCAATGTCCCACAAGACTCTTTGATCATGACTGAGGAAATATTTGGCCCTTTGCTTCCCATTCTCACG GTCGACAAATTGGAAGACAGTTTTGATTTGATAAACTCAGGAGCAAAGCCCCTTGCTGCGTATTTGTTTACCAACAAGAAGAAGCTGAAGGAGCACTTTGTAAATACTGTATCTGCCGGGGGTTTGGTTATCAATGACACGACCGTACAT CTTGCTGTACCCTCCGTGCCTTTTGGAGGAGTTGGAGAGAGTGGAATGGGTGCATACCATGGAAAATTCTCTTTCGACGCCTTTAGCCATAAGAAGGCTGTTGTTTATCGCGGTTTTGTTGGGGATGCCTCCATAAGGTACCCACCATACACAAAGGGGAAGCTAAGAATTCTGAAGGCTCTAATGGGCGGTGGCATATTAAGCATAATCCGTGCTCTGTTCGGATGGCCTGAGGCTTAA
- the LOC126632810 gene encoding uncharacterized protein LOC126632810 — MRPLIPSIRNLYISTYKSIVKKWRHMKKKSSSAPQEEAIVDQCRDNDVIFEEVGEDTEKKTMHGLHSFRCISLQRMRRHDPSSPRGLKSVDCIFNVSSPRFSKSSSRKSRTPSPSLKKSKSRKSWPDSAVPSPATPTTPGCTTKSADCTPAHPFLSKSESRKIPAPIMFSNSSGMLKPPAIEKQLECTLEELCFGCQKKMKVTRAIVKDTGQLAQEDELVTIQVEPGWKKGTKITFEGLGNERRGAYPADIIFVISEKRHPLFRREGDDLELALEIPLVEALTGCIISIPLLGGDQMKLTIDDIIYPGYEKIISGQGMAVSKDEGKRGNLKVTFLVDFPTALTHEQRLDVQTILEDYD; from the exons ATGCGTCCTCTTATCCCTTCCATTCGGAATCTGTATATATCTACCTATAAATCCATTGTCAAGAAATGGCGACACATGAAAAAGAAATCATCCTCAGCTCCACAAGAGGAAGCCATAGTTGACCAATGTCGAGACAATGATGTGATTTTTGAG GAAGTGGGTGAGGATACAGAAAAGAAAACCATGCATGGATTGCACAGCTTTAGATGCATTAGCCTGCAAAGAATGCGACGCCATGATCCATCAAGCCCTAGAGGTCTCAAAAGCGTGGACTGCATCTTTAACGTGTCTTCTCCTCGTTTCTCAAAGAGCTCAAGCCGAAAGAGTCGCACCCCTTCACCCTCCCTCAAGAAATCTAAGAGCCGGAAAAGCTGGCCCGATTCTGCGGTGCCCTCTCCGGCAACCCCCACTACGCCGGGGTGTACTACTAAAAGCGCGGACTGCACGCCTGCCCATCCCTTTCTCTCAAAAAGTGAGAGCCGGAAGATCCCTGCCCCCATCATGTTTTCTAACTCATCTGGGATGTTGAAACCCCCAGCCATTGAGAAGCAGCTTGAGTGCACCTTAGAGGAGCTGTGCTTTGGATGccagaagaagatgaaggtcACAAGGGCTATCGTCAAAGACACCGG GCAATTGGCTCAAGAAGATGAATTGGTAACAATACAAGTGGAGCCAGGATGGAAGAAAGGAACAAAGATTACATTTGAAGGATTGGGAAATGAGAGACGAGGTGCATACCCAGCAGACATAATCTTTGTGATTTCTGAAAAACGACACCCTTTGTTCAGAAGAGAAGGAGATGACTTGGAGTTGGCACTTGAGATTCCATTGGTGGAGGCTCTCACCGGCTGCATCATCTCAATCCCTCTGCTGGGCGGAGACCAGATGAAGCTGACGATCGACGACATCATATATCCTGGCTATGAAAAGATCATATCCGGCCAAGGCATGGCAGTCTCTAAAGATGAAGGAAAGAGAGGAAACTTGAAGGTCACGTTTCTGGTCGATTTTCCGACCGCCCTCACCCATGAACAACGATTGGATGTTCAAACCATTTTAGAGGATTATGATTGA
- the LOC126632807 gene encoding kinesin-like protein KIN-7E, chloroplastic isoform X2, whose product MLCFYAGTVFAYGVTSSGKTHTMHGEQKSPGIIPLAVKDVFGIIQETPGREFLLRVSYLEIYNEVINDLLDPTGQNLRIREDAQGTYVEAIKEEVVLSPAHALSLIATGEEHRHVGSNNFNLLSSRSHTIFTLTIESSPRGENHDEEDVTLSQLHLIDLAGSESSKTETTGLRRREGSYINKSLLTLGTVISKLTDGKATHVPYRDSKLTRLLQSSLSGHGRVSLICTVTPASSNSEETHNTLKFAHRSKHVELKASQNKIVDEKSLIKKYQKEISSLKQELQQLRRGMMENPNMTPTAQEDLVNLKLQLEAGQVKLRSRLEEEEEAKAALMGRIQRLTKLILVSTKNTIPPSISERPSHRRRHSFGEDELAYLPDKKREYLVDDDAGSYASEISVEGRDEITNLDELVKDYKRNKKRGMLGWFKLKKPENFVGLSSSGDSESSTSGSPAACSISSQNRVKFSDMKDGRRNSVSRKGDDYTIIDPFPERTQAGDLFGAGCRLPRTGSTITDQIELLHEQVKMLAGEVALCTSSLKRLSEQAPTNPEDSQLKEQMQKLKEEISEKKLQICVLEQRMIGSLERSPHMSNNIEMSQALSKLTTQLNEKTFELEIKSADNRILQEQLQIKISENAEMQETILLLRQQLSSQQITDSEATRLETYPKELVQKNNEKRDRFGLCQETCADENTPTSVMSLNKIFSLDYSKDCNKDAYLNSQIHVQASEIEDLKQDKVRLSEEKEGLEVQNMKLSEEASYAKELAAAAAVELRNLAQEVTKLSYENAKLTGDLAAAKEVQCRSNCQRSTSYDFKRNGLNGPRGHKGPEDVVFVEELQRELSARCQREASLETELSKRDQTEDDLQRTLDKVKQREVDLENELANMWVLVAQLRKSGINSEDVSLDGVHLSESSRARVKNAFLPSNGHSDVIFKDDGIRENLNEMGTLEDLRTSYQKERRRCKELECYISRLKGEDLAGLDVTTLEELQNLHVEAITKICHAKCANRVI is encoded by the exons GTCATAAATGACTTACTTGATCCAACAGGACAGAACCTACGAATAAGAGAGGATGCTCAG GGAACTTATGTTGAAGCAATCAAAGAGGAAGTTGTATTATCTCCTGCTCATGCTCTTTCCTTGATAGCAACAGGAGAAG AGCATAGGCATGTTGGTTCTAATAATTTCAATCTGCTTAGCAGTCGCAGCCACACTATATTCACACTG ACTATTGAAAGCAGTCCACGTGGTGAAAATCatgatgaagaagatgtcacCTTGTCCCAGTTG CACTTAATTGATCTTGCAGGATCTGAGAGTTCTAAAACTGAAACAACTGGATTGCGAAGAAGGGAGGGTTCATACATCAATAAAAGCTTACTTACGCTTGGCACT GTGATTTCTAAATTGACAGATGGAAAGGCAACTCATGTTCCATATCGAGATTCAAAACTCACCCGTTTATTGCAGTCATCCCTAAGCGGTCATGGGCGTGTATCT CTTATTTGCACCGTGACTCCTGCATCAAGCAATAGTGAGGAGACACACAACACACTGAAGTTTGCACACCGGAGCAAGCATGTGGAACTCAAGGCTTCCCAAAATAAG ATTGTGGATGAAAAGTCTCTTATAAAGAAGTATCAGAAAGAAATTTCCAGTTTAAAGCAAGAACTTCAGCAATTAAGACGTGGGATGATGGAGAATCCAAATATGACTCCAACTGCTCAGGAAGACCTAGTTAATTTGAAGCTTCAG TTGGAAGCTGGTCAGGTAAAGTTGCGGTCAAGattggaagaggaagaagaagccaaGGCAGCTTTAATGGGAAGGATACAACGATTGACTAAACTAATCTTAGTTTCCACGAAAAATACTATCCCGCCAAGCATATCTGAACGACCTAGCCATAGGCGGAGACATTCTTTTGGGGAAGATGAG CTTGCATATCTGCCTGACAAGAAACGGGAATACCTTGTTGATGATGATGCTGGAAGTTATGCGTCTGAGATTTCAGTGGAAGGAAGAGATGAGATCACTAATCTAGATGAGTTGGTCAAAGattacaaaagaaacaaaaagcgTGGAATGCTAGGATGGTTTAAATTGAAA AAACCTGAGAATTTTGTTGGATTATCATCGAGCGGCGATAGTGAGAGCTCTACAAGTGGGTCACCAGCAGCTTGTTCAATATCTTCTCAAAATAGAGTCAAATTTAGTGATATGAAGGATGGACGAAGAAATTCTGTCAGTAGAAAGGGAGATGATTATACCATTATTGACCCATTTCCGGAAAGAACCCAAGCAGGTGATTTGTTTGGTGCAGGTTGCCGTTTGCCTCGG ACTGGGTCCACAATTACAGATCAAATCGAACTTCTTCATGAGCAAGTGAAAATGTTAGCTGGGGAGGTGGCATTGTGTACAAGTTCTCTCAAAAGACTTTCAGAGCAAGCGCCTACAAACCCTGAAGATTCACAGCTTAAG GAACAAATGCAAAAGTTGAAGGAGGAAATTAGTGAAAAGAAGCTTCAGATATGTGTTCTAGAGCAACGCATGATTGGATCACTCGAGAGGTCTCCACATATGTCAAATAACATTGAAATGTCTCAG GCTCTGTCCAAGCTTACTACACAGCTAAATGAGAAAACTTTTGAACTTGAG ATTAAGTCAGCTGACAATAGGATACTTCAGGAACAACTACAGATTAAG ATTTCTGAGAATGCAGAAATGCAAGAGACGATTCTTCTGCTAAGACAACAGCTCAGTTCACAACAAATTACTGATAGTGAGGCTACCAGACTTGAAACATATCCCAAAGAGCTAGTGCAAAAGAACAATGAAAAGAGGGATAGGTTTGGTCTGTGTCAAGAAACTTGTGCTGATGAAAATACACCAACCAGTGTGATGAGCTTAAACAAAATCTTTTCCCTCGATTACTCCAAAGATTGCAACAAAGATGCATATCTGAATTCCCAAATCCATGTACAG GCTTCTGAAATAGAGGACTTAAAGCAAGATAAGGTGAGACTGTCCGAGGAAAAGGAGGGGCTTGAAGTTCAGAATATGAAACTTTCAGAAGAAGCTTCATATGCCAAAGAGTTGGCCGCAGCTGCAGCAGTTGAGCTTAGAAACTTGGCTCAAGAAGTAACCAAACTTTCTTATGAAAATGCAAAGCTGACTGGTGACCTCGCTGCTGCAAAGGAGGTTCAGTGCCGATCAAATTGTCAGAGGTCTACTTCATATGATTTCAAGAGAAATGGCTTAAATGGTCCTCGAGGCCATAAAGGGCCAGAGGATGTAGTTTTTGTTGAGGAGCTGCAGAGGGAACTTAGTGCAAGATGCCAAAGAGAAGCTTCTCTGGAGACAGAACTATCCAAGAGAGATCAGACAGAAGATGATTTGCAAAGAACGTTAGATAAAGTAAAACAACGTGAAGTTGATTTAGAAAATGAGCTGGCAAACATGTGGGTGCTGGTTGCACAATTGAGAAAGTCTGGCATTAATTCCGAGGATGTGTCACTCGATGGGGTTCATCTATCTGAAAGTTCACGTGCAAGAGTCAAAAATGCGTTTCTTCCAAGTAATGGTCATTCAGATGTTATTTTCAAAGACGATGGAATCCGTGAAAACCTAAATGAGATGGGTACATTAGAAGATTTAAGAACCAGCTATCAGAAAGAAAGGAGAAGATGCAAAGAGTTAGAATGCTATATCTCTAGACTTAAG GGTGAAGATCTTGCTGGTCTTGATGTCACTACTCTTGAAGAACTGCAGAACCTTCATGTTGAGGCTATAACAAAGATTTGCCATGCGAAG TGTGCAAATCGTGTAATTTAG